One segment of Coffea arabica cultivar ET-39 chromosome 7c, Coffea Arabica ET-39 HiFi, whole genome shotgun sequence DNA contains the following:
- the LOC113698453 gene encoding probable galacturonosyltransferase-like 1, translating into MSRFSSSVSPVKIISLLLWFISTAPTAISATTKINHLQFKFREAPQFYNSHACHHLSYTACSDNAVHVAMTLDVAYLRGSMAVILSVLQHTSCPENVIFHFVASASADISHLNLTIAESFPYLSFTIYPFDDSAVAGLISTSIRAALDCPLNYARNYLADLLPSCVGRVVYLDSDLVLVDDIAKLVATPLGDRAVLAAPEYCNANFTSYFTPTFWSNPSLSLTFANRKPCYFNTGVMVIDVERWRAGDYTTKIIEWMELQKRMRIYELGSLPPFLLVFAGNIAPVDHRWNQHGLGGDNFRGLCRDLHPGPVSLLHWSGKGKPWARLDANRPCPLDALWAPYDLLQTPFLLES; encoded by the coding sequence ATGTCAAGATTTTCTTCATCAGTTAGCCCTGTCAAGATTATTTCTCTCCTCCTGTGGTTCATCTCTACTGCTCCGACCGCTATCAGTGCAACTACCAAAATCAACCACCTACAATTCAAGTTCAGAGAAGCACCACAGTTCTACAACTCTCATGCTTGCCATCACCTAAGCTACACCGCCTGCTCAGATAATGCAGTGCACGTAGCCATGACCCTGGATGTAGCCTACCTCAGGGGATCAATGGCTGTGATTCTCTCGGTTCTTCAGCACACTTCTTGCCCGGAAAACGTAATCTTCCATTTCGTTGCTTCCGCTTCCGCAGATATTAGCCACCTGAACCTCACTATAGCCGAGTCATTTCCGTATCTTAGCTTCACAATCTATCCCTTCGATGATTCGGCCGTGGCAGGATTAATATCAACCTCAATCCGGGCTGCTTTGGATTGCCCTTTAAACTATGCGCGTAACTACCTGGCCGATCTCCTTCCTTCGTGCGTTGGAAGAGTGGTTTATCTGGATTCTGATTTAGTCCTGGTCGATGACATTGCAAAACTAGTTGCCACTCCGTTAGGTGATCGAGCAGTTTTAGCTGCACCTGAGTATTGCAATGCCAACTTCACCTCCTACTTTACGCCTACGTTTTGGTCCAACCCTTCACTTTCTTTAACGTTTGCCAATCGTAAACCTTGCTACTTCAACACGGGAGTGATGGTGATTGATGTGGAGAGATGGAGAGCTGGAGATTACACCACAAAGATAATAGAGTGGATGGAGCTCCAGAAGAGAATGAGAATATATGAATTAGGTTCTTTGCCTCCTTTTTTGCTTGTTTTCGCCGGAAACATAGCCCCCGTGGATCATAGATGGAACCAACATGGTCTTGGAGGAGATAATTTTAGGGGCCTATGCCGGGATTTACATCCTGGCCCGGTTAGCCTACTGCATTGGAGCGGAAAGGGGAAGCCATGGGCTCGACTGGATGCCAACCGGCCATGTCCTCTTGATGCCCTTTGGGCACCTTATGATCTCTTGCAAAcgccatttcttcttgaatcttga
- the LOC113700153 gene encoding vacuolar lysine transporter YPQ1 isoform X2, translating into MKGLVQKSISYCVKEQKPCVGWVNRYFKDCLCNFRDDLSFALGLVSLVCWGVAEIPQIVTNFRTKSSHGISPLFLFTWVAGDIFNLFGCLLEPATLPTQFYTALLYSTTTVLLVLQSLYYDHIYGWWKSRRNSTSRQESHEDLKKPLRPHKQRQRSTDSGIPIPTAATKTPQRRDYYYTSARSLAGSATPPIRSSIWPVRSGPSAIGLEDGSSSEDEASPTTSRPILPRSAGYGAFVATSMSMPPQTKAMMQASIGFSGRKLLQEHGMGSNAVGQWLGWMMAAIYMGGRLPQIWLNIKRGSVEGLNPLMFIFALIANAAYVGSILVRNTEWDKIKANMPWLLDAVACVLLDLFIILQYVYYKYLRNRDDRDHDYKS; encoded by the exons ATGAAGGGTTTAGTGCAGAAATCAATCTCTTACTGTGTAAAAGAGCAAAAACCATGCGTTGGATGGGTTAACAGGTACTTCAAGGATTGCCTATGCAACTTCAGAGATGATTTGTCTTTCGCTTTGGGTCTTGTTAGCCTCGTCTGTTGGGGAGTGGCCGAAATCCCTCAAATCGTCACCAACTTCCGCACCAAGTCCAGCCATGGCATTTCTCCCTTGTTTCTTTTCACATGGGTTGCCGG TGACATATTTAATCTATTCGGATGCCTTCTCGAACCTGCAACG TTGCCAACACAATTTTACACGGCTCTG CTGTATTCGACGACTACTGTGCTATTAGTATTGCAGAGCTTGTACTATGATCACATATACGGGTGGTGGAAATCTCGAAGGAACAGTACCTCTAGACAAGAG AGTCATGAAGACTTGAAAAAGCCTCTGAGGCCGCATAAGCAGAGACAGAGGTCGACCGATTCAGGAATTCCGATACCTACCGCCGCTACCAAAACTCCTCAGCGTAGAGATTACTACTACAC GTCAGCCAGATCTTTGGCCGGCAGCGCCACTCCTCCCATTCGTTCGTCGATATGGCCAGTGAGAAGTGGTCCTTCAGCTATCGGCCTGGAGGATGGCTCTTCGTCAGAGGATGAGGCTTCTCCCACTACGAGCAGACCCATCCTCCCCCGATCC GCTGGTTATGGTGCTTTTGTAGCGACGTCGATGAGCATGCCTCCACAAACCAAGGCTATGATGCAAGCATCCATTGGATTCAGTGGGAGGAAACTATTACAA GAGCACGGAATGGGAAGTAATGCAGTTGGGCAATGGTTGGGATGGATGATGGCTGCCATATACATGGGCGGTCGGCTTCCTCAAATATGGTTAAAC ATCAAAAGAGGAAGCGTGGAG GGCCTAAATCCTTTGATGTTTATCTTTGCGCTGATTGCAAATGCCGCTTATGTGGGCAG TATTCTGGTGAGAAACACGGAGTGGGACAAAATTAAGGCCAACATGCCGTGGTTGCTAGATGCCGTCGCCTGTGTGTTGCTGGACTTATTT ATAATATTACAGTACGTATACTACAAATATTTGCGCAACAGAGACGACAGAGATCATGACTACAAATCTTGA
- the LOC113700153 gene encoding vacuolar lysine transporter YPQ1 isoform X1 — MKGLVQKSISYCVKEQKPCVGWVNRYFKDCLCNFRDDLSFALGLVSLVCWGVAEIPQIVTNFRTKSSHGISPLFLFTWVAGDIFNLFGCLLEPATLPTQFYTALLYSTTTVLLVLQSLYYDHIYGWWKSRRNSTSRQESHEDLKKPLRPHKQRQRSTDSGIPIPTAATKTPQRRDYYYTSARSLAGSATPPIRSSIWPVRSGPSAIGLEDGSSSEDEASPTTSRPILPRSAGYGAFVATSMSMPPQTKAMMQASIGFSGRKLLQEHGMGSNAVGQWLGWMMAAIYMGGRLPQIWLNIKRGSVEGLNPLMFIFALIANAAYVGSILVRNTEWDKIKANMPWLLDAVACVLLDLFVSLSQIFLHFRPPFLFSFSFFFFKKSFLLLVLFP; from the exons ATGAAGGGTTTAGTGCAGAAATCAATCTCTTACTGTGTAAAAGAGCAAAAACCATGCGTTGGATGGGTTAACAGGTACTTCAAGGATTGCCTATGCAACTTCAGAGATGATTTGTCTTTCGCTTTGGGTCTTGTTAGCCTCGTCTGTTGGGGAGTGGCCGAAATCCCTCAAATCGTCACCAACTTCCGCACCAAGTCCAGCCATGGCATTTCTCCCTTGTTTCTTTTCACATGGGTTGCCGG TGACATATTTAATCTATTCGGATGCCTTCTCGAACCTGCAACG TTGCCAACACAATTTTACACGGCTCTG CTGTATTCGACGACTACTGTGCTATTAGTATTGCAGAGCTTGTACTATGATCACATATACGGGTGGTGGAAATCTCGAAGGAACAGTACCTCTAGACAAGAG AGTCATGAAGACTTGAAAAAGCCTCTGAGGCCGCATAAGCAGAGACAGAGGTCGACCGATTCAGGAATTCCGATACCTACCGCCGCTACCAAAACTCCTCAGCGTAGAGATTACTACTACAC GTCAGCCAGATCTTTGGCCGGCAGCGCCACTCCTCCCATTCGTTCGTCGATATGGCCAGTGAGAAGTGGTCCTTCAGCTATCGGCCTGGAGGATGGCTCTTCGTCAGAGGATGAGGCTTCTCCCACTACGAGCAGACCCATCCTCCCCCGATCC GCTGGTTATGGTGCTTTTGTAGCGACGTCGATGAGCATGCCTCCACAAACCAAGGCTATGATGCAAGCATCCATTGGATTCAGTGGGAGGAAACTATTACAA GAGCACGGAATGGGAAGTAATGCAGTTGGGCAATGGTTGGGATGGATGATGGCTGCCATATACATGGGCGGTCGGCTTCCTCAAATATGGTTAAAC ATCAAAAGAGGAAGCGTGGAG GGCCTAAATCCTTTGATGTTTATCTTTGCGCTGATTGCAAATGCCGCTTATGTGGGCAG TATTCTGGTGAGAAACACGGAGTGGGACAAAATTAAGGCCAACATGCCGTGGTTGCTAGATGCCGTCGCCTGTGTGTTGCTGGACTTATTTGTATCCTTATCTCAAATATTTTTGCATTTCCgacccccttttcttttttctttttctttttttttttttaaaaaatcctttttacttCTAGTCCTCTTTCCCTAG